The following is a genomic window from candidate division TA06 bacterium.
CTCGCCGATCAGGATGACGTCCGGATCCTGACGCAGCACGTGCTTCAGGGCGGCGGCGAAAGACAGGGTGTCGGTGCCCACCTCCCGCTGGCTGATGATGGACTTTTTATCGCGGAACAGGAACTCAATCGGGTCCTCCACCGTGATGATATTCCGGTTGTCGGTGTCGTTGACGTGTTCGATCATGGCGGCCAGGGTGGTGGATTTGCCGGAGCCGGTGGTGCCGGTGACCAGCAGCATCCCCCGGTGGCTTAAAGCCAGATCCTTGATGATGGGCGGCAGGGCCAGCTCTTCAATTTTTTTGACCGAGACCGGAATGGCCCTTAAGGCCAGGGCCACGCTGCCGCGCTGCATGTAAACGTTGACCCGGAACCGCCCCAGCCCGGCCACTCCGATGGCAAAGTCCAGCTCCTTTTCCTCGGCGAAAATCTGCTGCTGGTCCTTGGGCATCAGCTGCAAAGCCACCTGTCTAAGCTCCTCCGGGGATAAAGGAGGTTCATTCAAGGGCTTCAACGATCCGTCTATCCTGAACACCGGAGGCATGCCGGCCTTTAAATGAAGGTCGGAAGAATTTTCCTTGACCACCCGTTCCAGGGTTTGTTTTAAATCCATCTTAGGCCCTCTCTAAATACTTTCCGGTTCTGGTGTCTATCTTTAACAGGTCGTCCTGATTGATGAACAGCGGCACCTGGACCACCAGCCCGCTCTCCAAAGTGGCCGGCTTGGTGACCGAGGAGGCGGTGTCCCCTTTGAAACCGGGCTCGGAGTGGGCCACCTTTAGGATGACGAAGGTCGGGATCTCGATCCCGATCACGTTCTCGTCGTGCATCAGCGCCTGGATCTCGGTGTTCTCCTTTAAAAAATCCTTGATGTCCTGGAACATTTCCCCGGGCAGGCTGGTCTGCTCATAGGTCTCGCTGTCCATCAGCATATACCTGTCGTCGCTGTGGTACAGGTACTGCATCCTGCGGCGTTCCAGCCTGACCTCGGCGATGGATTCGCCGGAGCGGAAGGTCCGCTCGATTACCGCGCCAGTCTTGACGTTCTTCAGTTTGGTGCGGACAAAGGCTCCGCCCTTGCCGGGTTTGACGTGCTGAAATTCCACCGTGTAAAAAAGCTGTCCTTCGTAGTTCAGGACCATCCCATTTCTAAGATCCGCGGTGCTGGCCAATTTTTTCTCCTTGACGGTTTGGGTATATTATTTGATGATGTAACTATTCAACCACTTATGGAAAGCGGGCCGAACCATACATTGCCAATCGCTTCCGGAT
Proteins encoded in this region:
- a CDS encoding type IV pilus twitching motility protein PilT — encoded protein: MDLKQTLERVVKENSSDLHLKAGMPPVFRIDGSLKPLNEPPLSPEELRQVALQLMPKDQQQIFAEEKELDFAIGVAGLGRFRVNVYMQRGSVALALRAIPVSVKKIEELALPPIIKDLALSHRGMLLVTGTTGSGKSTTLAAMIEHVNDTDNRNIITVEDPIEFLFRDKKSIISQREVGTDTLSFAAALKHVLRQDPDVILIGEIRDKTTLATSLQAADTGHMVMSTLHTLNASETINRVISFFPPHQHEHVRVLLAATLIGVISLRLLPRADGKGRVPAVEVMINTPTVKEHLLDPLKTLMIPQLISEGNTQYGMQSFDQSIMKHYRDGMISYETALQSVTNADEFKLRLRGIENASDSRGWDSFDTSSRR
- the efp gene encoding elongation factor P, whose amino-acid sequence is MASTADLRNGMVLNYEGQLFYTVEFQHVKPGKGGAFVRTKLKNVKTGAVIERTFRSGESIAEVRLERRRMQYLYHSDDRYMLMDSETYEQTSLPGEMFQDIKDFLKENTEIQALMHDENVIGIEIPTFVILKVAHSEPGFKGDTASSVTKPATLESGLVVQVPLFINQDDLLKIDTRTGKYLERA